From the Vibrio alginolyticus NBRC 15630 = ATCC 17749 genome, one window contains:
- the rsgA gene encoding small ribosomal subunit biogenesis GTPase RsgA, which produces MAKKKKLTKGQVRRVRSNQQKRLKKQEDSIQWDENMLGASKQGLVITRFGQHADIEDLETGEIQRCNLRRGIESLVSGDRVLWREGLESMAGISGVVEAVEPRSSVLTRPDYYDGLKPVAANIDQMVIVSSVLPELSLNIIDRYLVASETLNIAPLLVLNKVDLLEADDRAMYEEWLKEYERIGYKVLLVSKKSGEGIAELETLLRDRINIFVGQSGVGKSSLVNALMPELESEVEEGEVSENSGLGQHTTTAARLYHIPTGGDLIDSPGVREFGLWHLEAEEVTKAFVEFRPYLGGCKFRDCKHNDDPGCLLREAVENGEINETRFENYHRILESMVENKANRQYSRNKKADL; this is translated from the coding sequence GTGGCAAAGAAGAAAAAGTTAACCAAAGGTCAGGTGCGACGCGTACGTAGCAACCAACAAAAGCGTTTGAAGAAGCAAGAAGATTCCATCCAGTGGGATGAAAACATGCTAGGCGCCAGCAAGCAAGGTCTCGTGATCACTCGTTTTGGTCAGCACGCGGACATTGAAGACCTTGAAACAGGCGAAATTCAACGCTGTAACCTCCGCCGTGGTATTGAGTCTCTAGTATCTGGCGATCGTGTTTTATGGCGCGAAGGATTGGAGTCTATGGCGGGCATCTCTGGTGTTGTTGAAGCGGTAGAACCTCGCTCTTCAGTGCTCACTCGTCCAGATTATTACGATGGCCTAAAACCCGTTGCAGCCAATATTGATCAAATGGTCATTGTCTCTTCGGTATTACCAGAGCTATCGCTAAATATTATTGACCGCTATCTCGTTGCATCAGAAACACTGAATATTGCGCCATTGTTGGTCTTAAATAAAGTCGACCTTCTAGAAGCCGATGACCGTGCAATGTATGAAGAATGGCTCAAAGAATATGAACGTATTGGCTATAAAGTGCTTCTGGTCAGCAAGAAGTCTGGAGAAGGCATTGCTGAACTAGAAACCCTACTGCGTGATCGAATTAATATCTTTGTTGGTCAATCAGGCGTAGGGAAATCCAGCTTAGTCAACGCGTTAATGCCGGAACTAGAGAGCGAAGTGGAAGAAGGCGAAGTCTCTGAGAACTCTGGCTTGGGCCAACACACCACGACGGCTGCACGTTTATACCACATTCCAACGGGTGGCGATTTGATCGACTCACCTGGAGTACGTGAATTTGGTCTTTGGCATTTGGAAGCAGAAGAAGTAACAAAAGCATTCGTTGAATTTCGACCATATTTAGGCGGTTGCAAGTTCCGAGATTGTAAACACAATGATGACCCAGGCTGCCTTCTACGCGAAGCTGTCGAGAACGGGGAAATTAACGAAACTCGCTTTGAAAACTATCATCGCATTTTGGAAAGCATGGTTGAAAACAAAGCAAATCGTCAGTATTCACGTAATAAAAAAGCCGATCTGTAA
- the asd gene encoding archaetidylserine decarboxylase (Phosphatidylserine decarboxylase is synthesized as a single chain precursor. Generation of the pyruvoyl active site from a Ser is coupled to cleavage of a Gly-Ser bond between the larger (beta) and smaller (alpha chains). It is an integral membrane protein.), producing MDKFKVGLQYWIPQHGLTRLMGKLASAKAGGLTTAVIRWFIKQYNVNMDEAKHSDPKHFKTFNEFFVRELKEGARPISEGENVITHPADACVSQFGPIEDGQLIQAKGHHFSAQELLGGDANLADEFKDGSFATLYLSPRDYHRVHMPCDGTLRQMIYVPGDLFSVNPLTAENVPNLFARNERVVCIFDTEFGPMAQVLVGATIVGSIEQIWAGTITPPRGNTVYKWDYPAEGDKAVILKKGEEMGRFKLGSTVINLFAKDAIEFDASMENGKPTVMGTPYALKN from the coding sequence ATGGACAAGTTTAAAGTTGGACTGCAGTACTGGATCCCACAACACGGCCTCACTCGCCTAATGGGTAAACTGGCTTCAGCAAAAGCTGGCGGTCTAACAACAGCAGTTATTCGTTGGTTTATCAAACAATACAATGTGAATATGGATGAGGCAAAGCACTCAGATCCTAAGCATTTTAAAACGTTCAACGAGTTTTTCGTTCGTGAGCTAAAAGAAGGCGCACGCCCAATTTCTGAAGGCGAAAACGTCATCACTCATCCAGCCGACGCTTGTGTTAGCCAGTTTGGCCCTATTGAAGATGGTCAACTTATCCAAGCAAAAGGTCATCACTTCTCAGCACAAGAATTGCTGGGCGGTGACGCGAATTTAGCTGACGAATTTAAAGATGGTTCTTTTGCGACATTGTACCTATCTCCGCGCGATTACCACCGTGTACACATGCCATGTGACGGCACTCTGCGCCAAATGATTTACGTACCAGGTGACCTGTTCTCAGTAAACCCTCTGACAGCAGAAAACGTACCAAACCTATTTGCACGTAACGAGCGTGTGGTGTGTATCTTCGATACTGAGTTTGGTCCAATGGCACAGGTGCTTGTTGGTGCGACAATTGTTGGTAGCATTGAGCAAATATGGGCTGGCACGATCACTCCGCCTCGTGGAAACACTGTCTACAAATGGGATTACCCAGCAGAGGGTGACAAGGCCGTGATCTTGAAAAAAGGCGAAGAGATGGGCCGCTTCAAACTGGGTTCTACTGTTATTAACCTGTTTGCCAAAGACGCGATTGAGTTTGACGCAAGCATGGAAAACGGTAAGCCAACCGTTATGGGCACACCTTACGCCTTAAAAAATTGA